The following DNA comes from Anopheles coustani chromosome 2, idAnoCousDA_361_x.2, whole genome shotgun sequence.
GGGCCCCGTTGTGGGTTTGGTGTGGTTTTGGTCTTCTTTCTTTAAATACCTAAATATTTGCACCTCGCCACACACCATCGCTGATTATTTATGCCCTTGCGCCGGAGTGTGTGCACAAAAACCCCGAACCACAATATCGATTTTCCTACAcgcctcacacacacacacacacacctttcaGCTGGCGAGCGGTTGGTGGAGGTTGGAAAATGCCGTGGCATGCCGAATGCGCTCGCGTAAAAACTAACATAAAAAGGTCGGAAATTGATAaatgttgaatttaaattgaaatatgtTCGACCAAGTTTTGAGGTTATGTAAGGGTAGGCATCAATTTCGATTGCGATCCTGTTATTAATGCGAGCGTATTTTATAACTAAGAGGAAAATGGGTCGGTAGTGGTGGGCGCACCGTTGTCGGATGCAGTTAGGTAATTGGTGGCTAGTGGTCTGGTGGTTATGCTTTTTAGGATCACACCTCGCCCGACCCCCGAGCAACTTCCATAAACATCCGTTTTTCAATGCATTGCTAACAAACAGCGTTTTACGGCAAAACCAATGCCGTTGAATTCACATTcgtctttttttgtttctttgaacTGATCATTTTGACCAGTCGCAACAACGGAAAGTGATGGAGTGGATTATGTGTAGCAGCATTTTGGGGCTTATCCTGTGTACTCCCGGAGGACACTTACCATTATTGCACCGATTCCTATTGTGGCGAATTTAGCACTTTCCTCCGTGAGACCCGAACTCATGAACAGCGACGTTGAGTAATAGAATACCTGCGAGAGACAATGGGCAAACGTGTTTTACAGGATGTAAATATGCTGGAAAATTTACGTAGACCTGTGTGAGGatttaataaattgtttcCTATCGCctattgtgttttatttccaacGATTTTGAAGATTGCAATACGTTGAAATTTTTAGCCAGCTGTTTGGTTCATGTTAATTTAAATGCTTATTTGTTTAACATTTAGAAGAACAAAATACAGATTacataaaatgttgaaaatggaGAATTTTATATtataactttaaaaataatgaaatcacTGGcaataatacaaaaaaactaGCAATAATACTTTGGTTAGTTTACTTTTCatctttcttctttcatttcgaattatttcaattttttcacaAACAATTCTAAGGATATCGCTAACGGTATTTTTGGTTGACCAAAAGTAGTAATACGCTGAAgatgaataaacaaaatgtgtCTAAAACTGTTTCGGAGATAGCTCGAGCATTCATTACGCCTCGATCTATCCTAATCATTTCATCGTTAAGGATCAATTGTTCAATCAACGCAATGGTAGTACGACAATAGAACGTAATAAATTAATCGTTAACGGTTTTCTCGTTTTAAATTTTCggcgagatgaaagggaacCTCATCAAATCAATCACTTAAAACAATGAGGGCTGGGCGAAATTACTTACGGCGTTAATTCCACTAAACTGCTGACTAAGCTGCATCACAATTCCGATTATCAGCGGTGCCCGGAGCGTGGGCGAGCAGATGAGCTCTATCAACGATATACTGCTCTCGCACTGCTGGGCCCGCTCTTCGGCCCGCATCTCCTCGATGTCCTCCTCGACCTGGTTGGAAGCTCTCAGGCGGCGTAGAGCTGCGAGGGAGGGAGTTAGGAAGCGGTAAAATTTCGCCGGTCCAAAGTGAACACACGGACCGCAGCATCGATCAAACACCACCTTACTTACCTTTCCGCGCTTCCTCCTCCCACTGCTTGGTAATTAGTAAATATCTAGGTGATTCTGGGCAGATCGGTAGTAGAAGTAATTGTAATACAGCTGGACAGATGGCTAGCCCTAACAGCACGGGCCAGCCATCATTAGTTCCTAAAATTTGTTCTATACCCAGTACTTGCGATAATAGTAATCCTACGGTCACAGCCAATTGGTTAACGGTACCTAAACCACCTCTTAAATTTAATGGAGCAATTTCAGATATATACATTGGTACTAACGATGTGTTTAAACCTGTCGGAAACGGAAGGGAAAGAGAATGCGGGCGCGCGCGGGAATGGCgcacaaaattaagcaactcaTGAGTTTCCTGAGGGTACATGCCGAGGGTATCCTCTTCGCGCGGGTGCCGCAACGCGCCCGCCTGACACTTACCACAATTGACACCAATTATAAATCTTCCGAGGAATAGCATTTCATAGGAATGACTCATCTTAGTGAATCCCATTAGGCATGCACCGGCTATTCCCAGCACGTTGTTCAGCAGGAGGCCACCTTTCCTGTGGGGTGGGGACGGAAGTGAAGAAACGGTGCATTAGGAGGGGTGTTTGCCGGATGCCGTTTAATGGTGTGGACCTCCACAGCGAGCTCGGTGTACAGCTGCATACCCTTTTGATGGGCGCTTTCCGGGCTCGAGTTCATAATTAATGGAGGAATCTGTTTGATTTCCGCCGCTCCAAACCACATCAAAATCAACGCGGTGACATTTGGCGGTGCGGTGGTTTCAAGGTAAATATTTATCTATAACCCTGCGGGTATGTTTCAAGTGAAAATGGGATACGCATTTCGAAACTTGtagtttgagtatgtttgaaatttaatgctGTAAAGCCTAAATCCACCTTATTGAAAATATGGTAAAGTAGAACGGTTCAAGTTGGAGATGAGtggatttaaaattttatttagaaaataATACACTAAAAACAGGGTACAAATTCCATAAAATGTCATCTACTGCAGATTCTTCAATCCACTAGTTTGTATGGTCTATCATGATAACATTCCCAACGGATCGTAATCCATTCCAAACCTTTAATGGCGGGTCCGAAAAGCGTTAAAGGTTACGCAAACAAGCGCACGCATTATCCGAccaatgttgtttgatttaCGCACTCCATTTGCATTTTCCAACGCTGTCATATCATTACATCGGCTCCACGTTACGAAAACACCACCAGCCAAGTGCTCCAAAACTACGGCAAACACAGTGCCAGAATCGAAGATCGTCCATCAGCCAACGAGTGTGGTTGTGATAAGATTCATAAAATAGCTGTATTTACGACGCCCGCGGGGTAGGGGGGCGACCGAAGGAGAGTGGGGAAGAGAGAATGCCAGATCAGCAGCCATCGGCAGAAGTCAGTTCAAACCGTGGCATAAAATACATGCCCGGGCCCATCGGCTTATCGGCCCAGCAATATACCACACTCCCGACGCATGCCGGGCGGTGTTGTGtacaaaatggaaatgaagcCATCTTTAATGAAAGCAGAACAACGCCGGATCAGCGCCCTCCGGGTGGTTTTGGGTTTGATAAGACAATTCAATTATGAATTATTCACCGGATGCTAATCAATCAGACAAACACCGCAGGGCTGCTGTGAAACTTATCTGACGTTGGCGGGCACGGTATGTAcccaaacaaaatggatgagGTCAAGAGTCCTAAGCCACAAACAATCCATTGCTTAGCTAGTTCTAACGATACTTTATAATGTGACGAGTTggcttactttttttttaaattttgtttacatcaCATTATCgaataaattggaaaaattaaaaacttctcGAGTGAGACGAAAAACTTATCGTACCTTCCGAAACGATTCGCCATCCAGCCGCCGCTAATACCTCCGAGCATACCGCCGATCGCGAAGATGGACACGGCGACCGAGTACAGCTGCTGGATGAACTCCTCGCTGATGTCCTCGCCGTACCGATCCTTGTAGACATCCTTCATGAAGTTCTCGATGTTCACCTCCGGTGCATTGATGACGCCAGTGTTGTAACCGAACTGGAGCATGCCCAGGACGGCCGCAAAAATGGCGTACGTCAGGAAGAACGTCAAACCCTGGCAGGGAGGAACGGAAAGTATAAAAGTAGATAATAAGCGATggggaaattataaaaaaatggtaaataaaaagaaaatgattgtatattttttaaataaaacgaagTTGGGTTAAATTAATGTAACAGGTTCATTTAAAGGAcaaccaaagaaaaacacaacacaagaaattataaaataatacatttattgggtgaaaataaaagaacgcTCGCTGGGTTGAACACTAACTTGCTCCAGCAACCGTAGTTTCCGCCGGTGAGTGTGCTCCTCCAGCCGATCCACGTACTCCCGCAGCTCCTCGATCTCTTCCTTCACCTGTTGTACTGTATCAAGTTCGTGTTTTATTGCTACCATATCACGTTTCACctgtgggagaaaaaaaaacgggagggaaaaagcaaacagaaatGAGCACCCCCAGGCAGAGTGGTCCAACACGCCCGTCCCGGTCCGCGACTTACCTCGGAAACTTCCGTCTGGCAGCTCTCCACCGATTTGGTGAGCTCCTGAAGTTGTGTCCGGATCTCGCAGAGGGCGACCGTCGTCTCCAGATGACGGTCACCCCGCTGCAGATCGTCCAACTTCGCCGACAGATTCATACTCATCACGCTGACTTGCTTCTGCAGTCTGATTGGAacgaagggggagggggtatTGGTAAGCGGGATGATTTGAAAGAATTACGATGCACATATTAGTATTTATTGCATTTattcaacagcagcaaccggCAAACGATTGCAAATGCAAGAAAATCAAAGAAATGTACAGATAAGTCGTGTGAgatagagcgagagagagagagagaaggacaGGAAAGGGGATTATAGATAGAAGTGGGGCTCCACGAGATTGAATAAGAAGTACAGGGAGAATTATGCTAGCGTAACTTTTATTCAAACACACGAGCATGAACATGAGAGGTGTGAAAAATGTTATGAAAAGTCATGAACCTTCCATTTCTTTACACTCTATACTCGAATCTCTTGGGATAAGACTGTCGTCTCCAAAATGGGTGCATTCCCCGGGAAAGCGAGaatggttgtggtggtgaaaatgaaacgtaCTATGAACTCGATAGCGTAGTTGATGATAGAAGAATGTAATGTTCATGTTTCCGAAGCGACAGCATTCGCAATGTATGGTTTTCGGACTCAATGAATGAATGTGTAAGAGCGACTGGGTTGTAGATGATGAGATgtcagaagaaaataaaataaatcaaattgaatTACACGAAAAAGAACGagatgaaacataaaacaaatgaaaataagcAAGAAGAGACTAAATAGAAACTAATAAGGAATGAAAACTGGCCAGAACATTTTGAAAGAGCAACAAGCAGATAGAATACTCAAAAAGATTTTTAAGAGCTTATGCTTGAGATGACGGACGAGTAAACAAAAGATCGATTTGAGAAACAAACTACCTTATAGTTGATCTCGTACGATAAATACTTTTTATATGATCATTAATAAAaactatttacaaaaaaatcatcGTCAAAAATCTGTTATCAATAGTAGAATAATTCATTTTGAGAACAAAATCACAAGCAACTCTAGGGCGAAATGCGAACAACATTCGAGTAcacgcagcaacagcagcagcagcagaagtagCAGAAGTAGCAGAAACTAGCGAATACGATTTACCGACGAGATGCGTATCCATACTATAAAACTGGatactttttttctatcaCAACCTAAGACTTGGTGCATACGATAGCATGTTTTGGCAAAGTGCAGTTCAACATCGGTTCTTGGCAATAAATCGGTATAAAcgcgatggaagaaaaaaaaaacacgtaggAAAAAGGATCATAGGATTGAACTAAGGTGAAATAATTTCTTGATGAAGATCATTTTTTCTTGACAGTGAGGTGTGTATGGTTCGAAACATGTACGAGAGAAGCTTCGATGCTGCGCTACTGAATGTTGATCGTATCGGTAAAGGAGTTGCAACGTTGtcattagaaaacaaaaaaggttgTAAACAAAACGTCTGAAAAAGTTAAGTATAAAAAATGTCGTTCTGCTTGATTCTGCAACCAAATAAGCTACAATGGAACGACATTTGGCAAatggcatggaatgggacGAGAAACGAAGAGCTCAAACGAAACAAGAAAATGTGTGCATGATTGATAACACGAGCACAAGACGTGGCTGTATGCTTGCGGGCATAAGTGTGAtagcgagaagaaaagaagaccACTTGCTGTGGgggtttttgctttcttttcctcgcAAGAAACTGCTAAAGCTAACAGGACCTTCGGCGTGTCGGCAAACCGAGGCAATtgcagcgaaaaaaaaaaccattctaCTCTAAGGATAAACATAGAATCAATAAAGGCAATCTACATGTACagaggaaaataaacagaatCGTAATCGTTACGATCCAATGGATTGGATCTAAGCAATTATAATATTCGTTCGTGTGGTACACACAATACGCCGCTTAGGGCTTGCTCAGTGTCATCAACTGTTTGTGCAATGTACGatttaaatacaaaacatTATTTAGAGCAAAAAGCTGGCACAACCCTGCGGAAAAACATTCCTTTATGTATGCAGAAATATCGTTTCACACATTTGTCCCCTAGATTCACTGTTCAGTGAACGTGTGGCGATGAGAGCGGGTAGCTTTCCAACTACTTTGACCCGATCTAGCTCCTacacaaagaaaaacccaaaGCCTAATCAAAAACCAAACTAATGAAAGTATAGAATTCCATAAGCCCGGCGGAAACAAGCGAATAACGGAACAgataaacaaataagtttgGCCGAAATATGTCCTTCAAAGAATGAGAAAGGATGTGTTGGaggatgtgtatgtgtgtgtgtgtgtgtgtgtgggtgggagTACGTGTCTGTGTATGCATGGAATACGTGTGCTGAGTTTGTATAGCGGTATGACAAACTGGTGATCATAAATTTGGGAGATGGATAGCTCCATTTTCGAACCACAACCACACAACACGCGCGCAAGAGGATTGAATCGTACAAAATCGGACCGACTATTGCCAGGCAAGAAAACCGGGGTCGAAAACAATGTGCAATCGATCGACTGGCCGATCGAAGGATGAGGTTTTGCTCGGGACTTGCGTTATTCAACCGGTCGCAACATTCGGGGGGAAGGTTAGGGACTCTCTAAGAGCAGACGTTCATCGGTAGATCGGTCTGATGGTGGACGCGTTGTTTACTTACCCGTAAGAAATATCACCGTACGACATTTTGCAATTATTTctattcgtttcgtttcggctAAGGTCCTCGGTTCGAGACCGGTTCTGAGCAAAAGGTTTCGGCGAGTTGACCGTTTAACTTGCGTTCGCCTAGTCAGTGGGGGTGATGAatgtttgtgtgatttttgcaaaaatggcTGCTTTGTCGCTGCTATTTCTGCTACTTTCGCGCATACGAACTTTCCTGCACGCACTCGTTGTCTCAGTTGGACTTTTGTTCTTAACAGGCCCGTTTTATTAACGATCGAAATTTACACAGTAATCGAATCGCTTTCGTTCAGACTTCGTTCGTTGTGTGAATCTCTCGTCAGGGAAACACTCTTGGGTTTTGTTTCAGTGCTAGAGGAACTTTACATTTCCGTTTCGATAGTTTTCGTTTGCGAAACCGGCACGAACGATACCTTCAAATCGCGATGCTACTCCAAGCACTCAATGGTTTGATGGAATGCGACAAGCAATGAGATGACGAGCGTAAAACCATACGCCGGCTTCGATGTATctgagtgagtgtgtgtgtgtgagtgttctttttttacatCCGTTGCGTTAATGAAAATTATGTACAGCTTTCACAGCACGACTCAATTTTGCTTGTGCAGGACAGAATGGTTCAAGCGCTTGTCCCTGGGCAGCACGTTCGCCAGGGTGCGTTTCCGGTTTTGCTTTTCGCTACGTTCGAAACTAGCGGGTTGTATTTTTGTTGGTATGTTTTTATCCGCTTTTTCTACCAATTTACTTTAGATCTCGTACAGCTAATCCCCTCTTTTCTCGGTTGATAATGTTAGTTAGACCCTACAAAAATGGGGATCTTTTTTCCTCGGAATTTGCGAGGCTCGTCGATCGTGTGCCTTTGTAAGGAAGCTGCCACAATTGGCTTCCGTAAGTGTCGATGGTCAATTTTACACACGTTTGCAGCCTTACACAAGTGCTACGAgaagggggggaaaaacaacatggttcaatgagacgatgaaaactaaaatagttttgggtttttttttctaacgaGTGATCAATTGAATTTTGGACATAAGTatgataattttgaaattaagaAATACTGCTGAAAAACTAAAGAAGACACAATTTAAAACGTTtcacttttcgtttgttttcttatcgAAAGCAAACCTTTTAAGATGAACCTCAATCAGAAATTATATCAATAAATCGACACAGGAATCCAAAACAAATTGCAGAGTACCGGggtaaaacacaaacacatacccagaaatgatttcatttggaCGAAAAGGGACGAACTCAGTTGGATCGAGagatggggggaaaaaactttCTTCTTGTGAACGATTCCAAACGCCACAAAGGATCAAAACACCGGGGATGCCCTCGGCTGGTCAATAttgattttgtggaaaacaaaattcgtTCGGCAACAAACACAAGCACCGTTGGATCGATCGAAACTGACCGCAGAATGTTTCGAATTCGGCTCAGGATCAGGAGGCACCAACGGTCAACAGTACGCGAATgcgaaagggaaaagttttccaccgaccagCTCCGTCTGTTGTGGTGAGTTATTAGCTTTCAGTTTGAATTTTACGACttttcggtggtggtggttggaaagtattgaaaagttttccggcCTCGACCTTACCGAAACGGTTTTGCGGCTATTTGCGTTATCTGATTGGTTTAGAAGAAATCATCATTATTTGCATGAGATGAtaggaggttttttttccccaaaaaaccTCCTGTCAGTCAAGAGGACGCgggcagtaaaaaaaaagttaaacacTTTTTTGCTGATGTAACGAACCTTACTAAGGCACATCCAACTGAGTTCACATCAACACTTCTACaattcatctccatctccATCACCTAACGTGAGCTGGTGCTAATCAAAAGTTTTGCTGGTAATTTTCTCCGCAATTTCCCAAGACCACACCATGTCAAGACTCTCGCCTTTCCCAGCGTCAACTTGTTACACCCGCAAAAAGTACAACAAAGCAAATGAGGCATATATGAaacatgtgtgtttgtgtggaagTGTGCCCGCCAAACTCTGCTTCCATGGAGGAAACGGAGGTGACGACGGTTGGGTGACGTAAATCTCTGTCCAAGGCGTGAAAATTCAACTCCTTTTGTCCCGGGAGATGACGCCCGTGAGTGACGCGTGtgaagttttcttttactgAGGTCCCTTATTTGCTCTAGCCCCCGGGAAGGCAATTCCTTCTACCTTCACACCGTCGTACGGTCGTAGGGGGAACAACAACTTCAAATCTTCATCGCCAGCCGCGTTTCGACAATAAAAGCTTATCatgaaagtttaatttaatccCCGACTCATCTGTCGTCACCCGCTTCGGTTCCGACCCTCCTTTGCCCAATAACCTGCGTGTCTGTTCGGAGCTGATTTGATAGGTCAAATGTAACCGGTGGAGCTGGGAAGCGGGTTGAAGGGGACTAAATTCGTTGATGAACCTCCTTCCCAGTGGGACCCGGGTGGCCCAAACTTGAGCACAAAAATGCAAAGTTTCCACATTTCCACCCCCAAAACAACTAACCTTACTCAAACAGCCATTTTAAACTTATCATCCCTGTTTGAGTGGTTCTTGTctgttcattcgttttcccACATCGCACGATACtccttcggttcggttctATGCGACAAAAGAGGACATGAGAAGCATGCAATTTTAACGTCCCTTTTGGGAACCTTGAAAGGTGTTGGgaaagaacttttttgtctgcGTCTGCGAGCAAGTTtataaatgaatattttcctGTTTGGTTTGTAAC
Coding sequences within:
- the LOC131261833 gene encoding glucose transporter type 1 isoform X3, encoding MATNGDPSMISPPSSISNGPEPQLPPLPPPLRSTQVLQPLSVYPVSTLSQEATYDYVFSGPLDSQALSSTLKLTSPPVRVRPDVYLPFRHAGPPVYRSQSIDSQRSSGVDDGRSSTGTRHSPGSGLKRPRYIGDGTGSLGSRKSERCDGEDAESLRQLLIELQKQVSVMSMNLSAKLDDLQRGDRHLETTVALCEIRTQLQELTKSVESCQTEVSEVKRDMVAIKHELDTVQQVKEEIEELREYVDRLEEHTHRRKLRLLEQGLTFFLTYAIFAAVLGMLQFGYNTGVINAPEVNIENFMKDVYKDRYGEDISEEFIQQLYSVAVSIFAIGGMLGGISGGWMANRFGRKGGLLLNNVLGIAGACLMGFTKMSHSYEMLFLGRFIIGVNCGLNTSLVPMYISEIAPLNLRGGLGTVNQLAVTVGLLLSQVLGIEQILGTNDGWPVLLGLAICPAVLQLLLLPICPESPRYLLITKQWEEEARKALRRLRASNQVEEDIEEMRAEERAQQCESSISLIELICSPTLRAPLIIGIVMQLSQQFSGINAVFYYSTSLFMSSGLTEESAKFATIGIGAIMVVMTLVSIPLMDRTGRRTLHLYGLGGMFIFSIFITISFLIKEFFGYVQEMIDWMSYLSVVSTLAFVVFFAVGPGSIPWMITAELFSQGPRPSAMAIAVLVNWMANFVVGIGFPSLKTALENYTFLPFSVFLAIFWIFTYKKVPETKNKTFEEILALFRHGNGRNLRDSRLYGSMLNCVNNLEPQSMNSGIEHAALMISEEKTQHDSPASERCSENARNTQNRTATCAPHHRHQQQVPVCQNTGP